The Triticum aestivum cultivar Chinese Spring chromosome 3A, IWGSC CS RefSeq v2.1, whole genome shotgun sequence genome includes a region encoding these proteins:
- the LOC123063004 gene encoding hornerin isoform X2, translating to MSIVKRALGFGGGYGQSKPVISYHTHNSDSVTTVMTEISHMSLNEKQAGYNGGVQKTASLTELCSEDADVQKHGYGQQAYGGDVGGFDAVVRDNAGQKHGGYGEQKASSYQHESAAGGYGAHHHESSVQKHGAYGGQKAAAYQHGGYDAVSHDSTTQKHGYGEQKAYQNGAEAHHDSSAQKHGYGEQKAYGGHHQDSKVQKSGYGGEHTAYHQDGKVQKHGYGEKAHGYGEQKAYDSKVQKHGYGEQNAYDSKVQKHGYGEKAHGYGEQKAYEHGSAAAALHHDSYGAMKKHGYGGEQKAYGAAAGGYDAVHHDSSVQNYGYGEQKAPYQHGSDAGGYGRAHHGSETQKHGYGGGQKAYGHGADAGGYDAAFHHGGAKQTKHGYGGGQMAGGYDSAFQHGAYGGQKASYDALAQKKHGYGQNAYQQQGCDGGDVAGYDALVQRRQMQKQLQYNQFGWESDEESDCEDEVLGGGYGGSTVPGATQYYSAYERRQRLGGGSHYEAAYQSSTTQGCSGGGYGGGWAQPMKHSYY from the exons ATGTCCATCGTCAAGCGTGCTTTGGGCTTCGGCGGCGGCTACGGCCAGAGCAAGCCCGTGATAAGCTACCACACCCACAACTCCGACTCGGTGACCACCGTCATGACGGAGATCAGCCACATGAGCCTCAACGAGAAGCAGGCCGGGTACAACGGCGGCGTGCAGAAGACGGCCTCCCTCACGGAGCTGTGCTCTGAGGATGCCGACGTGCAGAAGCACGGCTACGGGCAGCAGGCGTACGGGGGCGACGTCGGAGGCTTCGACGCCGTCGTCCGTGACAACGCCGGGCAGAAGCACGGCGGCTATGGTGAGCAGAAGGCGTCGTCGTACCAGCATGAGAGCGCTGCCGGAGGGTATGGCGCTCACCACCACGAAAGCTCCGTGCAGAAGCACGGCGCCTATGGCGGACAAAAGGCGGCGGCGTACCAGCATGGAGGCTATGACGCCGTCAGCCACGACAGCACGACGCAGAAGCATGGCTACGGTGAGCAGAAGGCTTACCAGAATGGGGCCGAGGCCCACCATGACAGCTCGGCGCAGAAGCATGGCTACGGCGAGCAGAAGGCGTACGGTGGTCACCACCAGGACAGCAAGGTCCAGAAGAGCGGCTACGGCGGCGAGCACACGGCGTATCACCAGGACGGCAAGGTCCAGAAGCATGGCTACGGCGAGAAGGCGCACGGCTACGGCGAGCAGAAGGCTTACGACAGCAAGGTCCAGAAGCACGGCTACGGCGAGCAGAACGCGTACGACAGCAAGGTCCAGAAGCATGGCTATGGCGAGAAGGCGCACGGCTATGGCGAGCAGAAGGCGTACGAGCatgggagcgccgccgccgccctccaccacGACAGCTACGGCGCCATGAAGAAGCACGGCTATGGCGGCGAGCAGAAGGCGTACGGCGCTGCAGCGGGAGGGTACGACGCCGTCCACCACGACAGCTCAGTGCAGAACTACGGCTACGGCGAGCAGAAGGCGCCGTACCAGCACGGGAGCGACGCCGGAGGGTACGGCCGTGCCCACCACGGCAGCGAGACGCAGAAGCACGGCTACGGCGGTGGGCAGAAGGCTTACGGGCACGGCGCTGATGCCGGAGGGTACGACGCTGCTTTCCAC CACGGTGGCGCGAAGCAGACGaagcacggctacggcggcgggCAGATGGCCGGAGGGTACGACTCTGCTTTCCAGCACGGCGCCTATGGCGGGCAGAAGGCGTCGTACGACGCGCTCGCCCAGAAGAAGCACGGGTACGGGCAAAATGCGTACCAGCAGCAAGGGTGCGACGGCGGCGACGTCGCAGGGTATGACGCTCTTGTCCAACGCCGGCAGATGCAGAAGCAGCTGCAATACAACCAGTTCGGGTGGGAGAGCGACGAAGAGAGCGACTGCGAAGACGAGGTGCTGGGCGGCGGATACGGCGGCAGCACCGTGCCCGGCGCCACACAGTACTACTCCGCGTACGAGCGCCGCCAGCGGCTCGGCGGCGGGAGCCACTACGAGGCGGCGTACCAGAGCTCCACCACCCAGGGGTGCTCcggcggcggctacggcggcggGTGGGCGCAGCCCATGAAGCACAGCTACTACTGA
- the LOC123063004 gene encoding hornerin isoform X1: MSIVKRALGFGGGYGQSKPVISYHTHNSDSVTTVMTEISHMSLNEKQAGYNGGVQKTASLTELCSEDADVQKHGYGQQAYGGDVGGFDAVVRDNAGQKHGGYGEQKASSYQHESAAGGYGAHHHESSVQKHGAYGGQKAAAYQHGGYDAVSHDSTTQKHGYGEQKAYQNGAEAHHDSSAQKHGYGEQKAYGGHHQDSKVQKSGYGGEHTAYHQDGKVQKHGYGEKAHGYGEQKAYDSKVQKHGYGEQNAYDSKVQKHGYGEKAHGYGEQKAYEHGSAAAALHHDSYGAMKKHGYGGEQKAYGAAAGGYDAVHHDSSVQNYGYGEQKAPYQHGSDAGGYGRAHHGSETQKHGYGGGQKAYGHGADAGGYDAAFHHGGAKQTKHGYGGGQMAGGYDSAFHHGGAKQTKHGYGGGQMAGGYDSAFQHGAYGGQKASYDALAQKKHGYGQNAYQQQGCDGGDVAGYDALVQRRQMQKQLQYNQFGWESDEESDCEDEVLGGGYGGSTVPGATQYYSAYERRQRLGGGSHYEAAYQSSTTQGCSGGGYGGGWAQPMKHSYY; this comes from the coding sequence ATGTCCATCGTCAAGCGTGCTTTGGGCTTCGGCGGCGGCTACGGCCAGAGCAAGCCCGTGATAAGCTACCACACCCACAACTCCGACTCGGTGACCACCGTCATGACGGAGATCAGCCACATGAGCCTCAACGAGAAGCAGGCCGGGTACAACGGCGGCGTGCAGAAGACGGCCTCCCTCACGGAGCTGTGCTCTGAGGATGCCGACGTGCAGAAGCACGGCTACGGGCAGCAGGCGTACGGGGGCGACGTCGGAGGCTTCGACGCCGTCGTCCGTGACAACGCCGGGCAGAAGCACGGCGGCTATGGTGAGCAGAAGGCGTCGTCGTACCAGCATGAGAGCGCTGCCGGAGGGTATGGCGCTCACCACCACGAAAGCTCCGTGCAGAAGCACGGCGCCTATGGCGGACAAAAGGCGGCGGCGTACCAGCATGGAGGCTATGACGCCGTCAGCCACGACAGCACGACGCAGAAGCATGGCTACGGTGAGCAGAAGGCTTACCAGAATGGGGCCGAGGCCCACCATGACAGCTCGGCGCAGAAGCATGGCTACGGCGAGCAGAAGGCGTACGGTGGTCACCACCAGGACAGCAAGGTCCAGAAGAGCGGCTACGGCGGCGAGCACACGGCGTATCACCAGGACGGCAAGGTCCAGAAGCATGGCTACGGCGAGAAGGCGCACGGCTACGGCGAGCAGAAGGCTTACGACAGCAAGGTCCAGAAGCACGGCTACGGCGAGCAGAACGCGTACGACAGCAAGGTCCAGAAGCATGGCTATGGCGAGAAGGCGCACGGCTATGGCGAGCAGAAGGCGTACGAGCatgggagcgccgccgccgccctccaccacGACAGCTACGGCGCCATGAAGAAGCACGGCTATGGCGGCGAGCAGAAGGCGTACGGCGCTGCAGCGGGAGGGTACGACGCCGTCCACCACGACAGCTCAGTGCAGAACTACGGCTACGGCGAGCAGAAGGCGCCGTACCAGCACGGGAGCGACGCCGGAGGGTACGGCCGTGCCCACCACGGCAGCGAGACGCAGAAGCACGGCTACGGCGGTGGGCAGAAGGCTTACGGGCACGGCGCTGATGCCGGAGGGTACGACGCTGCTTTCCACCACGGTGGCGCGAAGCAGACGaagcacggctacggcggcgggCAGATGGCCGGAGGGTACGACTCTGCTTTCCACCACGGTGGCGCGAAGCAGACGaagcacggctacggcggcgggCAGATGGCCGGAGGGTACGACTCTGCTTTCCAGCACGGCGCCTATGGCGGGCAGAAGGCGTCGTACGACGCGCTCGCCCAGAAGAAGCACGGGTACGGGCAAAATGCGTACCAGCAGCAAGGGTGCGACGGCGGCGACGTCGCAGGGTATGACGCTCTTGTCCAACGCCGGCAGATGCAGAAGCAGCTGCAATACAACCAGTTCGGGTGGGAGAGCGACGAAGAGAGCGACTGCGAAGACGAGGTGCTGGGCGGCGGATACGGCGGCAGCACCGTGCCCGGCGCCACACAGTACTACTCCGCGTACGAGCGCCGCCAGCGGCTCGGCGGCGGGAGCCACTACGAGGCGGCGTACCAGAGCTCCACCACCCAGGGGTGCTCcggcggcggctacggcggcggGTGGGCGCAGCCCATGAAGCACAGCTACTACTGA
- the LOC123063004 gene encoding hornerin isoform X3 produces MSIVKRALGFGGGYGQSKPVISYHTHNSDSVTTVMTEISHMSLNEKQAGYNGGVQKTASLTELCSEDADVQKHGYGQQAYGGDVGGFDAVVRDNAGQKHGGYGEQKASSYQHESAAGGYGAHHHESSVQKHGAYGGQKAAAYQHGGYDAVSHDSTTQKHGYGEQKAYQNGAEAHHDSSAQKHGYGEQKAYGGHHQDSKVQKSGYGGEHTAYHQDGKVQKHGYGEKAHGYGEQKAYDSKVQKHGYGEQNAYDSKVQKHGYGEKAHGYGEQKAYEHGSAAAALHHDSYGAMKKHGYGGEQKAYGAAAGGYDAVHHDSSVQNYGYGEQKAPYQHGSDAGGYGRAHHGSETQKHGYGGGQKAYGHGADAGGYDAAFHHGGAKQTKHGYGGGQMAGGYDSAFQHGAYGGQKASYDALAQKKHGYGQNAYQQQGCDGGDVAGYDALVQRRQMQKQLQYNQFGWESDEESDCEDEVLGGGYGGSTVPGATQYYSAYERRQRLGGGSHYEAAYQSSTTQGCSGGGYGGGWAQPMKHSYY; encoded by the exons ATGTCCATCGTCAAGCGTGCTTTGGGCTTCGGCGGCGGCTACGGCCAGAGCAAGCCCGTGATAAGCTACCACACCCACAACTCCGACTCGGTGACCACCGTCATGACGGAGATCAGCCACATGAGCCTCAACGAGAAGCAGGCCGGGTACAACGGCGGCGTGCAGAAGACGGCCTCCCTCACGGAGCTGTGCTCTGAGGATGCCGACGTGCAGAAGCACGGCTACGGGCAGCAGGCGTACGGGGGCGACGTCGGAGGCTTCGACGCCGTCGTCCGTGACAACGCCGGGCAGAAGCACGGCGGCTATGGTGAGCAGAAGGCGTCGTCGTACCAGCATGAGAGCGCTGCCGGAGGGTATGGCGCTCACCACCACGAAAGCTCCGTGCAGAAGCACGGCGCCTATGGCGGACAAAAGGCGGCGGCGTACCAGCATGGAGGCTATGACGCCGTCAGCCACGACAGCACGACGCAGAAGCATGGCTACGGTGAGCAGAAGGCTTACCAGAATGGGGCCGAGGCCCACCATGACAGCTCGGCGCAGAAGCATGGCTACGGCGAGCAGAAGGCGTACGGTGGTCACCACCAGGACAGCAAGGTCCAGAAGAGCGGCTACGGCGGCGAGCACACGGCGTATCACCAGGACGGCAAGGTCCAGAAGCATGGCTACGGCGAGAAGGCGCACGGCTACGGCGAGCAGAAGGCTTACGACAGCAAGGTCCAGAAGCACGGCTACGGCGAGCAGAACGCGTACGACAGCAAGGTCCAGAAGCATGGCTATGGCGAGAAGGCGCACGGCTATGGCGAGCAGAAGGCGTACGAGCatgggagcgccgccgccgccctccaccacGACAGCTACGGCGCCATGAAGAAGCACGGCTATGGCGGCGAGCAGAAGGCGTACGGCGCTGCAGCGGGAGGGTACGACGCCGTCCACCACGACAGCTCAGTGCAGAACTACGGCTACGGCGAGCAGAAGGCGCCGTACCAGCACGGGAGCGACGCCGGAGGGTACGGCCGTGCCCACCACGGCAGCGAGACGCAGAAGCACGGCTACGGCGGTGGGCAGAAGGCTTACGGGCACGGCGCTGATGCCGGAGGGTACGACGCTGCTTTCCACCACGGTGGCGCGAAGCAGACGaagcacggctacggcggcgggCAG ATGGCCGGAGGGTACGACTCTGCTTTCCAGCACGGCGCCTATGGCGGGCAGAAGGCGTCGTACGACGCGCTCGCCCAGAAGAAGCACGGGTACGGGCAAAATGCGTACCAGCAGCAAGGGTGCGACGGCGGCGACGTCGCAGGGTATGACGCTCTTGTCCAACGCCGGCAGATGCAGAAGCAGCTGCAATACAACCAGTTCGGGTGGGAGAGCGACGAAGAGAGCGACTGCGAAGACGAGGTGCTGGGCGGCGGATACGGCGGCAGCACCGTGCCCGGCGCCACACAGTACTACTCCGCGTACGAGCGCCGCCAGCGGCTCGGCGGCGGGAGCCACTACGAGGCGGCGTACCAGAGCTCCACCACCCAGGGGTGCTCcggcggcggctacggcggcggGTGGGCGCAGCCCATGAAGCACAGCTACTACTGA